From uncultured Pseudodesulfovibrio sp.:
TGCCCGCATTGGTGAAGAGCAGGGTCGGGTCGTCCTTGGGGGTCAGCGGTGAAGATTCCACTATGGCGTGGCCGTTCTTCTCGAAGTATTCAAGGAACCGTTGACGGATTTCGTTGGCTTTCATCTCGCAAATTCTCCAAAAAATGATTTCCAGATAAAAACGCCTCGGGACACGGACCCGAGGCGTTTCATCCGGGCTAAAAACACTTTATTTGCCGGCGTCTCCGGCTTCTTCGACTTCGTCCCGATATCCGAGATGAGTCATCAGTTTCTCTTCAATGGACTCGGCGATATCAGGGTTATCCTGCAATAACTGACGGACATTTTCTTTGCCCTGTCCGAGTTTTTCGGAACCATAGGCGAACCATGAACCGGATTTTTCGATAATACCGTGCTCTACACCCATGTCGATCAGTTCTCCCATGCGGCTGATGCCTTGGCCGTACAAAACGTCAACCAATGCCTGACGGAAGGGCGGAGCGACCTTGTTCTTGACGACCTTGATACGGGCACGGATGCCGTATGCTTCGTCCTTGTCCTTCAAGGTCTGGATGCGGCGGATGTCGAGACGGCAGGAGGCGTAGAATTTGAGTGCATTACCGCCAGACGTTGTCTCCGGGTTACCGTAGCCGGTCATGCCGATCTTCATGCGAATTTGGTTGATGAAAATAACGACACAGTTGGACTTGTGGATGGTGCCGGTCAGCTTTCTGAGCGCGTGGGACATGAGTCGAGCCTGACCGCCCACCTGCGTTTCACCCATTTGGCCTTCAAGTTCGGCCTGCGGAATGAGTGCGGCAACGGAGTCGATAACCACGACGTCAATTGCGCTGGAACGTACGAGCAAGTCTGCGATTTCAAGAGCTTGTTCGCCGTAATCTGGCTGGGAAATGAGCAGGTCGTCGGTCTTGACGCCCAGTCGTTTCGCATAGCCGGGGTCCAGAGCATGCTCGGCATCAATGAACGCGGCATTGCCGCCAGCTTTTTGGGCCTGGGCAATGATGTGCAGGGCCAATGTGGTTTTACCCGAGGATTCCGGGCCATAAATTTCTATGACGCGACCGCGTGGTACGCCACCAATACCCAATGCCATGTCCAAACCGATGGAACCGGTCGGGATAGCGGGTATGGAGTGGGACGCTTCGCCGTCCATACGCATGATCGAGCCTTTGCCGAACTTGCGTTCAATGGTAGTCAGGGCAGTGCCGAGCGCCTCTTTGCGCAGAACTTCAGGATCAACGGCTTTTCGTGCCATGTATTCATCCTCCGGGATTTACAGGCGGCAACAATTGAGCAACATGTTCAAATACCAGATACGCGTGTGGTGGGCAACAATCATATATAAGGTGAAAAAGTTTCATGTTGGCAGGTGTTTGTCGTTTGATAACAGGTTGATACAAGTGTTATGGCTTTCATGTTGTTGATTGACTCAAAAGGCTGGATGGGCAGTGGTTCGTAAAATTCTTGCCCTTGTCACCGATCTAACATAGTGGTCGCATCCATGGCGGATATGAATAAACACTACGACGCGCTTGCGCTGTTGTCCGGCGGCTTGGATTCGATTCTGGCTATACGGACCGTGATGGACCAGGGATTGACTGTGCTCGGTTTGCACTTTGTCACGCCCTTTTTTGGTAAACCGGAATTGATCCCTTTTTGGAAGGAACATTACGGTATTGATGCCGTGGAAGTGGATATTCGGCAGAAGTATGTCGATATGATGCTCGACGGTCCTTCTCAAGGGTTTGGCAAGTGGCTTAACCCGTGCATCGACTGCAAGATTACCATGCTTTCGCATGCGGTGAAGCTGTTGCCTGAATACGGTGCAAAGTTCCTTATTTCCGGCGAAGTGGTGGGGCAACGGCCCATGAGTCAGCGGGCCGATGCTTTGAATCTTATCACCAAACGGGCACATGTCCGCGACGTGTTACTTCGGCCTTTGAGTGCGAAGAATTTGAACCCCACCCCCATGGAAGAATCTGGTTTGGTAGACCGTGAACGTCTTCTTGATTGGTCCGGGCGCGGTCGCAAGCCGCAGTATGCACTGGCCGAGCAGTATGGATTCACCGAGATTCCGACTCCCGGCGGCGGGTGTTGTTTGACCGAGGCCTCCGGCGCCGGACGGTTCGTCAAGTTGCTCATGCACCGCGAGCGTCCGTCAGCCACTGATTTTTCCTTGGCCCGTGCCGGTCGTCAGTATTGGGCCGGAACCAATTGGCTGACCTTTGGCCGAACCGCAGAAGATAATCAGCAGATCGAAGCCTGTATCGAACCTGCCGATTATGTTTTCAAAGTCGTGAATTTCCCCGGACCGCTTGCTGTAGGACGTCCTGTGGCAGGAGATTGGAGCACTGAAGCCGTGCATGATGCGGCCGCTCTGATGGCTTCCTATTCCGGCAAGGCTCGAAAGCATTTCGAAGCGACAGGTGAGAAAGTCGGTGTGACGGTTAAGCGTGGAAAGTCCAGTGAAGTCGTCAAGATCGCACCGACTCGTGAGAGCATCCTTGAGTGGGCAGAACCCAAACCCGAAATCGTGAAGGAATGGAAAAAGACTCAGGCTGATTCCGAAGCCTAGCTTGCCCCATTCATTCGCATAGCATACACATATTTAATGACCATAGACATCATCACTTTTTGCGCTGCCGCAGTTCTGCTTTGGTTTGGCGCTAACTGGATCGTGACCTCGGCTGCCCTTATCGCCCGAAAATACAACGTGTCCGAACTGGTTATCGGCCTGACTATTGTAGCACTCGGGACTTCGGCGCCGGAATTTCTTGTGACCATGAATGCCGCGTTCCGTGGGCACAACGATATTTCCCTGTCCAATGTGGTGGGGTCCAACATATTCAATCTCGGATTTATCCTTGGCCTTATGGCCGTGATAAAGCCCCTGGTGTCTAACAGAACAATCGTCTATCGCGACGGCCTGCTGCTGTTTCTGACTACTGCCGGTATCCTTGCGGTGTCCTTTGTGGGTGAGCTTGGACGTTGGTTTGGTGCCGGGTTGATGGCTTTGCTTGTCAGCTACCTTGTTTATCTGGGCATGAAGCGCGAGTCGCCGGGTGAAGATGAGTTGGAAGAGCTCAAGGACCGGTCCGTGAAATGGCTGGATTATGTGCTGCTTATCGGTGGATTCGCAGCCATTGCCATGGGCGGTCATCTTATGGTGTCTGCGGCCACATCCATTGCCACATCGCTCGGAGTATCGTCGTGGGTTATCGGGGTGACTATCGTCGCCGCCGGAACCAGCCTGCCAGAACTCGTCACTTGTCTGGCCGCTTCGGTCAAAGGCAAGAATGAGATGCTGCTTGGTAATCTTATTGGGTCCGACTTTTTTAATTTTGCCGGAGTGCTTGGCCTGACCTGCCTACTTAAGCCGCTGCCTGTTTCACCAGAAGCCTCCAGTGGCCTTATCGTGCTGGTGGGCATGGTCGGATTGGTCCTAATCCTGTTGCGCACCGGCTGGCGGGTTTCCCGTTGGGAAGGTGCACTTCTGATTGCCATCAATCTCGTTCGTTGGGCACGTGACTTCATGGCGTAGGGCTTTGTTACTCGGCTTGCGATAGCGGCGCACCGGCTGGCGGGTTTCCCGTTGGGAAGGTGCACTTCTGATTGCCATCAATCTCGCTCGTTGGGCACGTGACTTCATGGCGTAGGGCTTTGTTACTCGGCTTGCGATAGCGGCGCATCTGCGCAGTTGGAAGCGTTGTGGCTGTCCTCGCCGTACTGGGGTACGGCTGTGGTAACCACGAACCCTTCCGCCTACGCATCTACACCACTCTCCCAAGCCTCACAGTGTCGGGGGAGAGTGCTTCGAGTGAGGAATCGGCTTGCGATAGCGGGCCATCTGCACATTTTTCGGGCTTTGTTTAATCCTCACCGTAGCTAGGCTACGCCTCCGGTTAAACTGCGCCCGAGAAAATGCGCATCTGACCCACTCTCCCAAGCCTCACGGCATCGGGGATACCTTTTTAAAATTTGCGATAACGGCCATTTGCGCAGTTGGAAGCGTTATGGCTGTCCTCGCCGTACTGGGGGCTGTGGTAACCACGAATCCTTCCACCTCGCATCTACACCACTCTCCCAAGCCTCATGGCGTCAGGGGGGGCGAGAGAAGTAAAGACGTTTTTAGTTTGATGATACATTTATTGACCACCTTTGGGTGGTCTTTTTTTTGTGGTTTTAAAGAATGATAATCAAGGTTGTTCCATGGTTATTTGTCACAGATTTGCCATTCCTCGGTGACAAGGTCTCCTCAATGCAACACGGATTCGTAACCTTTTGAGGGTAGGTATGGATCGAACATAAAAACACCGCGTCCTGAGGAGGTCGAACAATGATTATTTTGGGAAAAAGTTTTGCAAAATGTGCACTGGTGCTCATTTTGGCCGTCACATTCATGGTTGGTGGGCAGGTCAAGTCTGCTGACGCAAAAGCAAAAACCGCCAAATATATATTCCTTTTTGTCGGTGACGGCATGGGGTTGCCCCAACGTGCCGCGACTGCCGCTTATACCGGCAAAAAATTGGCTATCGATGCCATGCCTGCACAGGGGATTACCACTACTTTCGCTGCCAATCGGTTCATCACCGGTTCCGCAGCCTCGGCCACGTCTTTGGCTTCAGGTATCAAGACCAACATCAACTATATTGGTGTGGACCCGAATTTCAAGCCGGTTAAGACCATTGCTGAAATGGCCAAGGAACAGGGCAAGAGGGTCGGCATCGTTTCTTCCGTGTCTATCGATCACGCTACCCCGGCCGCTTTCTATGCTCACGTCAAGACCCGTAAAATGTACCATGAAATCGATGTGGCCCTTGCCAAGTCCGGCTTCGATTTCTTTGCCGGTGGTGGTTTGAAAGACCCCGCAGGCAAGAAATCCAAGGCTCCGCAGGGGGATGCCCTCAAGATTGCCAAAGACAATGGGTACACTATCATCAATAACAAGAAAGACTTTATGGCCATTAAGCCCGGTGACGGTAAAATTCTGGCTTGGAACGAATGGCTGCAGGACGGCAAGGCGCTTCCGTATGTCATGGATATGACCGAGAAGGATATTACCCTGCCTGAGTTTACGTCCAAGGCCATTGAAATGCTCGACAATGACAAGGGCTTTTTTCTGATGGTTGAAGGCGGGAAAATCGACTGGGCATGTCATGCAAACGACGCCACCGCATCCATCTTGAACACCATCTCCTTTGATGAATCCGTACAAAAGGCACTGGCTTTCTATAAAAAACACCCGAAAGACACCTTGATTGTTGTGACCGGTGATCATGAGTGCGGCGGGCTGACCCTTGGCTTTGCCGGAACCAAGTACGGTTCCCATTTTGAAATTCTGGGTCAGCAGAAAGTCTCCTTCCAGAAATTCACAGACGAAATCTTTGCTGATTTCAAAAAGAAGGGTGGCAATTTCGAAGCCATGAAGCCTGTTATCACCAAAAACTTTGGTTTGAAGTTCTCCGGCGATCCCAAGAAGGACGCTTTGGCTTTGGCAGATTTTCAGATTGCCGAGATCAAGACCGCTTTTGATCGTTCAATGGCAGGCAAGGAAAAGGCCAGTGGTTCGGAATATATTATGTACGGCGAATATGAGCCTATTGCAGTGGCTATTACCCATGTGCTCAACCAGAAAGCTGGCCTTGGCTGGACTTCCTACAAGCATACAGGTGTGCCGGTTTCCACCTCCGCCATCGGTGTTGGTTCTGCCTCCTTTAACGGAAGCTATGACAACGTTGATATCGCCACTAAGATCATGTCTCTTATGGGCCTGAAGGCCAAGCCGCAGTATGTAAACTCCGGCAAGATGCAGATGGCTGCCAACTAGATCGAACAACCGACATTCACGGGCGGGTCGACGAGTTCGATCCGCCCGTTTCTTTCAAGGACATCATGTATTCTCCCATCAAAAAATCTCGTGATTGGTTACTTATTATCATTTTTACCATCCTTGCCACGGCCTTGTATTTTGTCCCGACGGGTTTCGAGAAAAACAAGGACGATGACGCTGTTCGATGTACCGCCGAAGTCATAGCCGTTGACAACGAGAACATTCAGGAACTCGGCATGATTCTTACAGGTGAGCAGAGTGTTAGTCTGCGTATGCTTGATGGCCCGTATTCGGGACAGGAGTTTGACGGGTTGAATCAGCTTCTTGGTCAGATGGATCGGGATAAAGAGTTCCGGGTCGGTGACACTGCCTATGTCGTTCTGACCATTGGCGAGGACGGCGAAGTCATCTTTGTCAATCCGCAAGCACATTATCGATTGGGTCTGGAACTGCTCCTGCTTGGCTTGTTTGCCGGATTATTGATACTTTTTGGTGGAATGACAGGCCTGAAAGCACTGCTTTCATTTATCTTTACCGGCATGACCATCTGGAAAGTTCTCGTGCCGCTTTTGCTCAAGGGAACTGATCCAGTTTGGCTCGCTCTGTGCGTAGTAGCCCTGCTCAGTGGCGTGATCATTTTTATGGTAGCGGGTATCAATCGTACAGGATTGACCGCGTTTATCGGGACGCTTCTTGGTGTGGTCTCCAGTTGTGTGTTGGCTGCCTATTTTACGAGTAAACTTCATGTGCACGGGGCCGTGATGCCCTTTGCCGAAACCCTACTCTATGCAGGGTATGGTCATTTGGACCTGACACGAATTTTTATGGCCGGGGTGTTTTTGGCATCAAGTGGTGCGGTCATGGACCTTGCTATGGATGTGGCCGCCTCCATGGGGGAGGTCGTATCCAAGAAGCCGGG
This genomic window contains:
- the recA gene encoding recombinase RecA, which encodes MARKAVDPEVLRKEALGTALTTIERKFGKGSIMRMDGEASHSIPAIPTGSIGLDMALGIGGVPRGRVIEIYGPESSGKTTLALHIIAQAQKAGGNAAFIDAEHALDPGYAKRLGVKTDDLLISQPDYGEQALEIADLLVRSSAIDVVVIDSVAALIPQAELEGQMGETQVGGQARLMSHALRKLTGTIHKSNCVVIFINQIRMKIGMTGYGNPETTSGGNALKFYASCRLDIRRIQTLKDKDEAYGIRARIKVVKNKVAPPFRQALVDVLYGQGISRMGELIDMGVEHGIIEKSGSWFAYGSEKLGQGKENVRQLLQDNPDIAESIEEKLMTHLGYRDEVEEAGDAGK
- a CDS encoding tRNA(5-methylaminomethyl-2-thiouridylate) methyltransferase, which gives rise to MNKHYDALALLSGGLDSILAIRTVMDQGLTVLGLHFVTPFFGKPELIPFWKEHYGIDAVEVDIRQKYVDMMLDGPSQGFGKWLNPCIDCKITMLSHAVKLLPEYGAKFLISGEVVGQRPMSQRADALNLITKRAHVRDVLLRPLSAKNLNPTPMEESGLVDRERLLDWSGRGRKPQYALAEQYGFTEIPTPGGGCCLTEASGAGRFVKLLMHRERPSATDFSLARAGRQYWAGTNWLTFGRTAEDNQQIEACIEPADYVFKVVNFPGPLAVGRPVAGDWSTEAVHDAAALMASYSGKARKHFEATGEKVGVTVKRGKSSEVVKIAPTRESILEWAEPKPEIVKEWKKTQADSEA
- a CDS encoding calcium/sodium antiporter; protein product: MTIDIITFCAAAVLLWFGANWIVTSAALIARKYNVSELVIGLTIVALGTSAPEFLVTMNAAFRGHNDISLSNVVGSNIFNLGFILGLMAVIKPLVSNRTIVYRDGLLLFLTTAGILAVSFVGELGRWFGAGLMALLVSYLVYLGMKRESPGEDELEELKDRSVKWLDYVLLIGGFAAIAMGGHLMVSAATSIATSLGVSSWVIGVTIVAAGTSLPELVTCLAASVKGKNEMLLGNLIGSDFFNFAGVLGLTCLLKPLPVSPEASSGLIVLVGMVGLVLILLRTGWRVSRWEGALLIAINLVRWARDFMA
- a CDS encoding alkaline phosphatase translates to MIILGKSFAKCALVLILAVTFMVGGQVKSADAKAKTAKYIFLFVGDGMGLPQRAATAAYTGKKLAIDAMPAQGITTTFAANRFITGSAASATSLASGIKTNINYIGVDPNFKPVKTIAEMAKEQGKRVGIVSSVSIDHATPAAFYAHVKTRKMYHEIDVALAKSGFDFFAGGGLKDPAGKKSKAPQGDALKIAKDNGYTIINNKKDFMAIKPGDGKILAWNEWLQDGKALPYVMDMTEKDITLPEFTSKAIEMLDNDKGFFLMVEGGKIDWACHANDATASILNTISFDESVQKALAFYKKHPKDTLIVVTGDHECGGLTLGFAGTKYGSHFEILGQQKVSFQKFTDEIFADFKKKGGNFEAMKPVITKNFGLKFSGDPKKDALALADFQIAEIKTAFDRSMAGKEKASGSEYIMYGEYEPIAVAITHVLNQKAGLGWTSYKHTGVPVSTSAIGVGSASFNGSYDNVDIATKIMSLMGLKAKPQYVNSGKMQMAAN
- a CDS encoding YibE/F family protein; translation: MYSPIKKSRDWLLIIIFTILATALYFVPTGFEKNKDDDAVRCTAEVIAVDNENIQELGMILTGEQSVSLRMLDGPYSGQEFDGLNQLLGQMDRDKEFRVGDTAYVVLTIGEDGEVIFVNPQAHYRLGLELLLLGLFAGLLILFGGMTGLKALLSFIFTGMTIWKVLVPLLLKGTDPVWLALCVVALLSGVIIFMVAGINRTGLTAFIGTLLGVVSSCVLAAYFTSKLHVHGAVMPFAETLLYAGYGHLDLTRIFMAGVFLASSGAVMDLAMDVAASMGEVVSKKPGISRAEAVWSGIRVGRAVVGTMTTTLLLAYSGGYVTLLMAFMAQGIPLGSTFNFIYVAAEVLKTLVGSFGLVTVAPFTAVVGGMLLVGKGDRGGLNH